Proteins from one Kazachstania africana CBS 2517 chromosome 1, complete genome genomic window:
- the PHO84 gene encoding phosphate transporter PHO84 (similar to Saccharomyces cerevisiae PHO84 (YML123C); ancestral locus Anc_8.858) gives MATQEKLQVDPSTNLTEGGNAMFHNYINDFAHIDDPLQRRKLALQEIDNQKFGWPAVRTILIAGVGFLTDSYDIFAINLGVSMLSYVYWNGDMPSSTATLLKVSTSVGTVIGQLGFGILADIVGRKKIYGLELIVMIFCTVLQCTLGHSPGINFVAVLTFYRVVMGIGIGGDYPLSSIITSEFSTTKWRGAIMSAVFANQAFGQIAAGIVALILVAAYKPDLIDANSGAECGPACMKACDQMWRILVGFGAVPGVICLYFRLTIPESPRYTLDVNKDNDELEFIEMPNEEKNLTQTANISLRSDRSATTAVAFDLASINEAAIPPPRKASFKDFIHHFSKWKYGKVLLGTAGSWFMLDVAFYGLSLNTAVILQTIGYASSQNVYKKLYNSAVGNLILICAGSLPGYWASVFTIDIIGRKPIQLMGFIILTALLCGIGFGYNKLSGNGLLGLYIICQFFQNFGPNVTTFVVPGECFPTRYRSTAHGISAASGKIGAIIAQTALGTLISHNCAKNGKAANCWLPHVMQIFALFMLVGVFTTLLIPETKRMTLEEISEKYHDEIDISKYATTTVSNEGTSEPSPRSELV, from the coding sequence ATGGCTACccaagaaaaattacaagTTGACCCGTCAACTAATCTTACCGAAGGTGGCAATGCTATGTTCCACAACTATATCAATGATTTTGCTCACATTGATGATCCTTTgcaaagaagaaaattagctttacaagaaattgataatcAGAAATTCGGTTGGCCAGCAGTTAGAACAATTCTTATCGCAGGTGTAGGCTTTTTAACTGACTCCTACGATATTTTCGCCATCAATTTAGGTGTTTCCATGCTGTCTTACGTCTATTGGAATGGTGATATGCCAAGTTCAACAGCAACTTTACTTAAAGTTTCTACAAGTGTCGGTACTGTCATCGGTCAACTTGGCTTCGGTATCTTGGCTGATATTGTCGGTCgtaagaaaatttatgGGCTAGAATTAATTGTAATGATTTTCTGCACAGTGTTACAATGTACTTTGGGACATTCCCCGGGTATTAACTTTGTCGCAGTATTAACTTTTTACAGAGTAGTTATGGGTATCGGTATTGGCGGTGATTACCCATTATCATCCATTATTACCTCCGAGTTCTCCACAACGAAATGGAGAGGCGCAATTATGAGCGCTGTCTTCGCTAACCAAGCATTTGGTCAAATCGCCGCAGGCATAGTTGCTTTGATTCTAGTTGCCGCCTATAAACCTGACTTGATCGATGCCAATTCTGGTGCCGAATGTGGTCCTGCTTGTATGAAAGCTTGTGATCAAATGTGGAGAATATTGGTAGGTTTTGGTGCAGTACCTGGTGTTATCTGTTTATATTTCAGATTAACTATTCCAGAATCGCCAAGGTATACTCTAGACGtcaataaagataatgatgagttggaattcattgaaatgccaaatgaagaaaaaaatctcaCTCAAACAGCAAACATATCCCTTCGTTCTGATCGTAGTGCTACTACTGCAGTCGCATTTGATTTAGCATCCATAAATGAAGCTGCGATTCCACCTCCAAGGAAAGcatctttcaaagatttcatTCATCACTTTAGTAAATGGAAATATGGTAAAGTATTATTAGGAACAGCAGGTTCCTGGTTCATGTTAGACGTTGCTTTTTACGGTCTAAGTTTGAATACTGCTGTTATCTTACAAACAATCGGTTACGCTAGTTCACAAAATGTCTACAAGAAATTGTATAACTCAGCAGTGGGTAACTTAATTCTTATATGTGCTGGTTCACTACCGGGTTATTGGGCTTCCGTCTTCACCATTGATATAATAGGAAGAAAACCAATCCAATTAATGGGATTCATAATATTAACAGCCCTACTATGCGGGATCGGCTTTGGTTACAATAAATTATCAGGTAATGGGTTATTAGGTCTATACATTATCTGTCAATTCTTCCAGAATTTTGGTCCAAATGTTACCACATTTGTCGTTCCTGGAGAATGTTTCCCAACAAGGTATAGATCAACAGCTCACGGTATTTCTGCTGCTTCTGGTAAGATCGGCGCTATCATTGCTCAAACTGCATTAGGCACTCTGATAAGTCACAATTGTGCCAAAAATGGTAAAGCAGCAAATTGTTGGTTGCCACACGTCATGCAAATTTTTGCGCTCTTTATGCTAGTAGGAGTTTTCACTACTTTATTGATTCCTGAAACAAAGAGAATGACTTTGGAAGAAATCAGCGAGAAGTACcatgatgaaattgatatttcgAAATACGCTACAACTACAGTATCTAATGAAGGAACTTCTGAGCCTTCTCCAAGATCTGAACTGGTCTaa
- the NDI1 gene encoding NADH-ubiquinone reductase (H(+)-translocating) NDI1 (similar to Saccharomyces cerevisiae NDI1 (YML120C); ancestral locus Anc_8.854): MLVRISHNRQISLALVNSVRLASTTSAAAVKTAGSSKPPVSRVNGGGTASFKTTKVIDPNRNDKPTVVILGSGWGAIAFLKHIDTKKYNVSLISPRSHFLFTPLLPSTPVGTVDEKSIIEPVVNFALKKKGNVTYYEAEATSINPDRNTVTVSSVALITDLNQPGLRKSHIGIDPSEPVEIKYDYLISAVGAEPNTFNIPGVNEHGLFLKEIPDSLEIRNKFASNIEKANSLPEGDPERKRLLSIVVVGGGPTGVETAGELQDYVSQDLQKFLPSIAKEVQIHLVEALPTVLNMFEKKLSSYAKKVLEKTTIKLRLSTAVVKVEEKHLVSKTKNPEDGSTTEETIPYGTLIWATGNKVRPLISDLFKKIPEQNSSTRALVTNQFCQVKGSNNIFAIGDNAFMGLPPTAQVANQQAEYLSKLFDKMSQVNGFHDQLSARKEKYDLLFEENKFKPFSYRHLGALAYLGSEKAIANITYGKRSLYTGGGLMTFYIWRIVYLSMLLSARTRFKVCLDWLKLAFFKRDFFKEL; encoded by the coding sequence ATGCTAGTTAGAATATCTCATAATAGACAGATTTCATTAGCTTTAGTAAACTCAGTCAGACTGGCATCCACAACATCAGCTGCTGCAGTGAAAACAGCTGGCTCTTCGAAACCTCCTGTGTCTAGGGTGAATGGAGGCGGGACGGCCTCATTTAAGACCACTAAGGTAATTGATCCTAATAGAAATGACAAACCTACTGTGGTTATTTTGGGTTCTGGTTGGGGAGCTATTGCATTTTTGAAGCACATCGATACTAAAAAATATAACGTGTCACTGATTTCACCAAGGTCACATTTCCTATTTACACCTTTATTACCTTCAACTCCTGTTGGGACGGTcgatgaaaaatcaattattgAACCTGTAGTTAATTTTgctttaaagaaaaagggTAATGTCACCTACTATGAAGCAGAAGCAACGTCTATTAATCCCGATAGAAATACAGTTACAGTTAGTTCAGTAGCTCTTATCACAGATTTAAATCAACCGGGACTAAGAAAAAGTCATATTGGAATTGATCCAAGTGAACCAGTAGAGATTAAATATGATTATTTGATTAGTGCTGTAGGTGCAGAACCAAACACGTTTAATATCCCAGGTGTTAATGAACATGGATTATtcttaaaagaaattcCTGATTCGTTGGAAATTCGAAATAAATTTGCCTCTAACATCGAGAAAGCTAACTCTTTACCAGAAGGAGACCCCGAAAGAAAGAGGCTATTATCTATTGTGGTCGTTGGAGGTGGTCCAACAGGGGTAGAAACTGCAGGTGAACTACAGGACTATGTGTCACaagatttacaaaaatttctaCCTTCTATTGCAAAGGAagttcaaattcatttagTTGAGGCTTTACCAACTGTTTTGAACATGTtcgaaaagaaattatctTCATACGCTAAAAAAGTGCTAGAAAAGACTACAATCAAATTACGCCTGAGTACAGCTGTTGTAAAAGTCGAGGAAAAACATTTAGTGTCCAAAACAAAGAATCCAGAAGATGGCTCAACTACTGAGGAGACAATCCCGTACGGAACTCTGATCTGGGCCACAGGTAATAAAGTGAGACCCTTAATTTCTGatttattcaagaaaataccCGAACAGAATTCAAGTACTAGAGCCTTAGTAACCAACCAATTCTGTCAAGTAAAAGGTAGTAATAACATCTTTGCCATAGGAGATAATGCGTTTATGGGGCTACCTCCTACAGCACAGGTTGCAAACCAACAGGCTGAATATTTAAGTAAACTTTTTGATAAGATGTCACAAGTTAATGGTTTCCACGACCAACTATCCGcaagaaaggaaaaatatgatTTATTATTCGAGGAAAATAAGTTTAAACCATTTTCCTATAGACACCTTGGTGCATTAGCTTATTTAGGTTCGGAGAAAGCTATTGCCAATATTACATACGGTAAAAGATCACTTTATACAGGCGGCGGATTGATGACCTTTTATATTTGGAGGATTGTGTATCTTTCGATGTTGTTATCAGCTAGAACGAGATTTAAAGTATGCTTAGATTGGTTGAAACTAGCTTTCTTCAAGAGagatttcttcaaagagTTATGA
- the KAFR0A02880 gene encoding uncharacterized protein (similar to Saccharomyces cerevisiae YML119W; ancestral locus Anc_8.852), producing MNSTPQRSLSRRVLNNKSSIVSINTNSGGFYPYSKETQNRNDLNGQHYYMPQYADLEKTSYSTSPNRIAILNSNVVMSSPSVIPAMQPRLINTSTRHQHHHHQQQQQQQQQQQHHYQYPLQTGSYYNTSQMNNNYYYSNMRNNNSINSNRMKQRNKMMNVTSPRYNQENTANNNKNQKPKKVQYKEIKDVSELFKDATNQDVNSYLLSQYFNKNTKPVDFGEFNHSNEMKSKAIIINTASRSWYKNSNKIQTYKLSTPILSSIKYGSTLSKKIDSHYNDQNISAQPLFIAGNKNFKIDELNEASVELIDKYLSQLDKSSTGRTLIKNSSLNSSKMQRQRRPLINVSNYNDSFDLSFDGKALDRNDIFRMVDSFSIAVSDNESSDIIANSSDISYTQTGNNIHYNNEKDNYTTTNSNNILPAEITSSNVAY from the coding sequence ATGAATTCTACTCCACAGCGCTCTCTGAGTCGTAGAGTTCTTAACAACAAGTCTTCTATCGTTTCAATAAATACCAATAGTGGTGGATTCTATCCATATTCCAAAGAAACTCAAAACAGAAATGATCTCAATGGTCAACATTACTATATGCCTCAATACGctgatttagaaaaaaCATCATATTCTACCAGTCCTAATCGTATCGCAATATTAAATTCCAATGTTGTTATGTCGAGCCCATCGGTCATTCCAGCAATGCAACCAAGACTTATCAATACATCGACAAGACACCagcatcatcatcatcaacaacaacaacaacagcagcagcagcagcaacacCATTATCAGTATCCACTACAAACTGGAAGTTACTACAATACTAGTCAAATGAATAACAATTATTACTATTCTAATATGAGAAACAATAACAGCATCAATAGCAATAGAATGAAacaaagaaacaaaatgatgaatGTTACAAGCCCTCGTTACAATCAAGAAAACACAGctaacaataataaaaacCAAAAGCCAAAGAAAGTACAATATAAAGAGATCAAGGATGTATCCGAACTTTTTAAAGACGCTACTAATCAAGACGTTAATTCTTATCTTTTGAGCCAATACTTCAACAAGAATACAAAGCCAGTTGATTTTGGCGAGTTCAATCACTcaaatgaaatgaaatcaaaGGCAATTATCATAAATACTGCGTCAAGATCGTGGTACAAAAACTCCAATAAGATTCAAACGTATAAACTGTCAACTCCAATATTATCTTCTATAAAGTATGGATCTACCTTGTCTAAAAAGATAGATTCCCATTACAATGACCAAAATATAAGTGCACAGCCACTTTTCATTGCTGgcaataaaaatttcaaaattgatgaattgaacGAGGCATCAGTTGAATTAATAGACAAATATCTATCGCAACTTGATAAATCTAGCACAGGAAGGacattaataaaaaatagttcattaaattcatcaaagatGCAACGTCAGCGACGCCCATTGATCAATGTGTCAAATTATAACGACAGTTTTGATCTAAGTTTTGATGGTAAAGCTTTAGACCGTAATGATATTTTCCGTATGGTTGATTCCTTTAGTATTGCCGTATCAGATAACGAAAGTAGCGATATTATTGCGAATAGTAGTGATATCAGTTATACCCAAACTGGAAACAATATCCATTATAACAACGAGAAGGATAATTATACTacaacaaattcaaataacaTTTTACCTGCAGAAATAACCAGTAGTAATGTAGcatattaa
- the MRPL33 gene encoding mitochondrial 54S ribosomal protein uL30m (similar to Saccharomyces cerevisiae MRPL33 (YMR286W); ancestral locus Anc_8.851), translated as MVYYRATLVRSLIGLPKTTRTIVKTLGFTKRGSTIYRKVTPAITGSLLKVKELISLKLTEKSVTKAEQREIRKSNPGYIVEKRIP; from the coding sequence ATGGTATACTATAGAGCGACGCTGGTTAGATCGTTGATTGGTTTACCAAAGACCACAAGGACAATTGTTAAGACATTGGGTTTTACCAAGAGAGGTTCAACTATATATAGAAAAGTAACGCCTGCCATAACAGGGTCACTATTGAAGGTTAAGGAACTAATTAGTTTAAAATTGACGGAGAAATCTGTAACTAAAGCTGaacaaagagaaataaGGAAATCCAACCCAGGTTATATTGTGGAGAAGAGGATACCTTAG
- the TUB3 gene encoding alpha-tubulin TUB3 (similar to Saccharomyces cerevisiae TUB3 (YML124C) and TUB1 (YML085C); ancestral locus Anc_8.859) — protein sequence MREVISINVGQAGCQIGNACWDLYSLEHGIRPDGYLEEGLSRPKGGEEGFSTFFYETGTGKYVPRAIYVDLEPNVIDEVRNGAFKDLFHPEQLINGKEDAANNYARGYYTVGSQIIDEVTDRIRRMTDQCDGLQGFLFTHSLGGGTGSGLGSLLLKELSENYGKKSKLEFAVYPAPQVSTSVVEPYNTVLTTHATLEHADCTFMVDNEAIYDMCKKNLNIPRPSFKNLNTMIAQVVSSVTASLRFDGSLNVDLNEFQTNLVPYPRIHFPLVSYAPILSKDRAHHESNSVAEITNACFEPGNQMVKCNPATGKYMASCLLYRGDVVTNDVQSAVTQVKNKKTVQMVDWCPTGFKIGICYEPPTATPDSQLASVQRAVCMLSNTTAIADAWKRIDYKFDLMYAKRAFVHWYVGEGMEEGEFTEAREDLAALERDYIEVGADSYADEEF from the exons ATGAGAGAAGTTATTAGTATCAATG TTGGTCAAGCTGGCTGTCAAATCGGTAACGCATGCTGGGATTTATATTCTCTTGAACACGGTATCAGACCAGATGGTTATTTAGAAGAAGGTCTTTCAAGACCGAAAGGTGGGGAAGAAGGTTTCTCGACTTTCTTCTATGAAACAGGAACTGGAAAATATGTCCCAAGAGCAATTTATGTTGATCTAGAACCAAATGTCATCGATGAAGTTCGTAACGGTGCATTCAAAGACTTGTTTCACCCAGAACAATTGATTAACGGCAAAGAAGATGCTGCCAATAATTATGCTCGTGGTTACTACACCGTAGGAAGTCAAATAATAGATGAAGTTACTGATAGAATCAGAAGGATGACAGATCAATGTGACGGTTTACAAGGTTTCCTTTTCACTCATTCTTTGGGTGGTGGTACTGGTTCCGGTTTAGGATCTCTACTATTAAAAGAGTTATCTGAAAATTATGgaaagaaatcaaaattagaGTTCGCTGTATATCCAGCACCACAAGTTTCCACATCTGTCGTTGAACCGTACAACACCGTACTTACTACACATGCCACTTTAGAACACGCGGATTGTACTTTTATGGTTGATAATGAAGCTATCTACGACATgtgcaaaaaaaatctgaaTATTCCTAGACCCTCCTTTAAAAACTTGAACACCATGATTGCACAAGTTGTATCTTCGGTTACTGCGTCATTAAGATTTGACGGTTCTTTAAATGTCgatttaaatgaattcCAAACTAATTTAGTACCATACCCAAGAATTCATTTCCCATTGGTTTCTTATGCTCCAATACTATCCAAGGATAGGGCACACCATGAATCGAATTCCGTTGCTGAAATTACTAATGCATGCTTCGAACCAGGTAATCAAATGGTAAAATGCAATCCTGCCACAGGTAAATATATGGCATCATGTCTATTATACAGAGGTGACGTTGTTACTAACGATGTCCAATCTGCTGTAACGCAAGTAAAGAATAAGAAAACTGTGCAAATGGTCGATTGGTGCCCTACTGGTTTCAAGATTGGTATTTGTTACGAACCACCTACTGCAACCCCGGATTCTCAATTGGCGTCAGTTCAAAGAGCTGTCTGTATGTTATCTAACACAACTGCAATTGCGGACGCATGGAAAAGAATTGACTATAAATTCGATCTCATGTATGCCAAGCGTGCTTTCGTTCATTGGTATGTAGGAGAAGGTATGGAAGAAGGTGAATTTACTGAAGCAAGAGAAGATTTAGCTGCCCTAGAAAGAGATTACATCGAAGTTGGTGCTGATTCCTAtgctgatgaagaattctAG
- the NGL3 gene encoding 3'-5' poly(A) RNA exonuclease (similar to Saccharomyces cerevisiae NGL3 (YML118W) and NGL2 (YMR285C); ancestral locus Anc_8.850), producing the protein MSMDGQQEPPKHIKLPKSQITPEFISKIRKLREKKRAENEENNPEFLNSKYDFIKRAILQLPNVEELDNSVDLKIMTYNTLSQSLIRREIYPDAHDAIKWHVRSKVILNEIKYYNCDIMCFQEVDVIQWDKFWLPELSKLGYEGEFYKDFRGPKVHGVAIFWRSNLFEQFDVIKINFDDIVAGNAISKTTRTWNVGLIVALKFKSSNAKFRSGIVIGTTHLFWHPFGTFERTRQLAILLKKFRKLIDNLNTECGHINEMSNRWLPILTGDFNSQPCDMPYLSITSKPVSASGEAKTVIECSTAYKFSRRRSGSINSSEEVDHNEETQSEKEVEEEEDEESNPIDPRPSHFEATSEQKDLIAKLEKVHNSINLKATSLFGIAYKKVHSIGLNCKNEPELSHTSIFWTGLLDYIFILEPWNEVEKTDWGSLEDFEKRMSLRVKGLLKMPEMKELPKNVQPHQGQYPSDHLSMICDLNVRI; encoded by the coding sequence ATGAGCATGGATGGGCAACAAGAACCACCAAAACATATAAAACTACCGAAATCTCAAATAACACCAGAATTCATATCTAAGATACGTAAattaagagaaaaaaaaagagctGAAAATGAGGAAAATAATCCTGAGTTTTTGAACTCTAAAtatgatttcattaaaagaGCTATTTTGCAATTACCTAATGTAGAAGAACTGGATAATTCAGTAGATCTTAAGATAATGACTTATAACACATTATCACAGTCGTTAATCAGACGGGAAATATATCCCGACGCCCACGATGCCATTAAGTGGCATGTGCGATCCAAAGTGATCcttaatgaaatcaaatattacaaTTGTGATATTATGTGTTTCCAAGAGGTGGATGTTATTCAGTGGGACAAATTTTGGTTGCCTGAACTCAGCAAATTGGGATACGAAGGAGAATTTTATAAGGACTTCAGGGGCCCAAAGGTCCATGGTGTCGCAATATTCTGGAGATCCAACCTCTTTGAACAATTTGATGTTATCAAgattaattttgatgatataGTTGCTGGTAAtgcaatttcaaaaacaaCACGGACGTGGAATGTTGGACTGATCGTGGCTCTtaaatttaaatcttcTAACGCAAAGTTTAGGTCTGGAATAGTAATAGGTACAACACATTTATTCTGGCACCCATTCGGCACTTTTGAGAGGACAAGACAACTAGCAATACTCCTAAAAAAGTTTAGAAAGCTTATCGATAATCTCAATACCGAATGTGGCCACATTAATGAAATGTCAAATCGTTGGTTGCCCATTCTCACAGGGGATTTCAACTCTCAGCCATGCGATATGCCTTATTTATCAATAACTAGCAAGCCAGTTAGCGCTTCTGGTGAGGCAAAAACAGTCATTGAATGTAGTACAGCATATAAATTCTCAAGAAGAAGGAGTGGTAGTATCAATTCATCGGAGGAGGTTGATCATAATGAAGAGACCCAGAGTGAAAAGGaagtggaagaagaagaggacGAAGAAAGTAATCCTATAGACCCACGCCCTTCCCATTTTGAAGCCACCTCGGAACAAAAAGACTTGATTGCTAAATTAGAGAAGGTACACAATTCGATCAACTTGAAGGCAACATCTTTATTCGGTATTGCATACAAAAAAGTCCACTCAATAGGCCTGAATTGCAAGAATGAGCCAGAACTTTCTCATACTTCTATATTTTGGACAGGATTATTAGACTACATATTCATATTAGAGCCCTGGAATGAAGTTGAGAAAACTGACTGGGGATCTTTGGAGGATTTTGAGAAAAGAATGTCACTCAGGGTTAAAGGTTTACTGAAAATGCCTGAAATGAAGGAACTCCCTAAAAACGTTCAACCTCATCAGGGACAATACCCAAGTGATCATTTGTCCATGATCTGTGATTTGAATGTTAGAATATAA
- the PGA3 gene encoding cytochrome-b5 reductase (similar to Saccharomyces cerevisiae PGA3 (YML125C) and YML087C; ancestral locus Anc_8.862) yields MDQLEDNTHNILDEPLHGIVIPSGLFITGILLMTYMSSDKRILFALPVLFSVVLTRFISAYQRRQSLFKDRWTQLELEDQTLVSKNTAIYRFKLKTKLESLDIPAGHHVAVKMNIDGKDEIRYYNPISSKLAKGYVDLMVKSYPNGKVSKQFASLTTGSLVDFMGPMGQFHYKPNSSKELAIVAGGSGITPILQVLNEIITVPEDVTKVSIIYANVTENDILLKDELDEICFKYPNVRIHYVLDKPKYAEAWRGDVGFVTKEQMQQYLPLPNPDNRLLICGPEQMESLVLKYAEELGWNCPVTNRSNADDQVFVFN; encoded by the coding sequence ATGGACCAATTGGAAGATAACACACACAACATCCTGGATGAGCCTCTACACGGTATTGTCATTCCCTCTGGTTTATTCATTACCGGTATTTTGTTAATGACTTATATGTCCTCTGATAAAAGAATACTGTTCGCTTTACCAGTATTATTCAGTGTAGTATTAACTAGGTTCATTTCGGCCTATCAACGTCGACAATCATTGTTCAAAGATAGGTGGACTCAGTTAGAATTAGAAGACCAAACCCTAGTATCCAAAAATACAGCCATTTATCgtttcaaattgaagacAAAGTTAGAATCATTAGATATCCCAGCTGGTCACCATGTAGCAGTCAAAATGAACATTGATGGGAAGGACGAAATAAGATATTACAACCCTATCAGCTCTAAATTAGCAAAGGGCTACGTCGATCTTATGGTGAAATCTTATCCCAATGGCAAAGTTTCCAAACAATTCGCAAGTCTAACCACTGGTTCTTTAGTAGACTTTATGGGACCTATGGGCCAATTCCATTATAAGCCAAATTCTTCCAAAGAGTTAGCCATCGTGGCTGGTGGTTCCGGTATTACACCAATTTTACAAGtcttgaatgaaattattactGTTCCTGAAGATGTAACCAAGGTATCTATAATTTACGCTAATGTTACTGAAAATGACATCCTATTGAAGGATGAATTGGATGAAATATGCTTTAAATACCCAAATGTTAGAATTCATTACGTATTAGATAAACCAAAGTATGCTGAGGCATGGAGAGGTGATGTTGGATTTGTTACAAAGGAACAAATGCAGCAATATCTACCACTACCAAATCCCGATAATAGACTGTTGATTTGTGGTCCAGAACAAATGGAAAGCTTGGTTTTGAAATATGCTGAAGAACTCGGTTGGAATTGTCCAGTTACCAACAGATCCAATGCTGACGATCAAGTTTTTGTATTCAACTAA
- the GTR1 gene encoding Rag GTPase GTR1 (similar to Saccharomyces cerevisiae GTR1 (YML121W); ancestral locus Anc_8.855), whose protein sequence is MGRSGSGKSSMRSIIFSNYSAFDTRRLGATIDVEHSHLRFLGNMTLNLWDCGGQDVFMENYFTKQKDHIFQMVQVLIHVFDVESQEVIKDIEIFMRSLKQLKKYSPDAKIFVLLHKMDLVQTDKRDELFQIMMNKLQQTSSEYGFNDLVGFPTSIWDESLYKAWSQIVCSLIPNMKDHQTNLIKFKSILNAYEIILFEKSTFLVICSSNGNMGSQSKSLLNNELNLDPKRFEKISNIMKTFKQSCTKLKSGFTTLILNDSIYVTEISSNMVCFIVLNDTDQPKEIIMENIQKAKKEFF, encoded by the coding sequence ATGGGCAGATCCGGTTCAGGGAAGTCATCAATGAGGtcaattattttcagtaaTTATTCAGCTTTTGATACAAGAAGATTAGGTGCAACTATTGATGTGGAACATTCACATTTAAGATTTTTGGGAAATATGACCTTAAATCTTTGGGATTGTGGTGGGCAAGACGTATTCATGGAAAATTACTTtacaaaacaaaaagatcatatttttcaaatggtaCAAGTATTAATTCATGTTTTCGATGTAGAATCACAAGAAGTTATCAAAGATATTGAGATATTCATGAGATCTTTAAAACagttaaaaaaatactCTCCAGACGCTAAAATATTCGTTCTTTTACATAAAATGGACTTAGTACAAACTGATAAAAGAGAtgaattatttcaaataatgatgaataAATTACAACAAACCTCTTCAGAATATGGCTTCAATGATTTGGTCGGCTTCCCAACTTCAATTTGGGATGAATCATTATACAAAGCGTGGTCACAAATAGTTTGCTCCCTAATACCAAATATGAAAGATCATCAAAcaaatttaattaaatttaaatcaattttaaatgcttatgaaatcattctttttgaaaaaagtaCTTTCTTAGTGATTTGTTCATCAAATGGTAATATGGGTTCACAATCAAAAAGCttattaaataatgaattaaacCTAGATCCAAAAAGAttcgaaaaaatttcaaatataatgaaaactttcaaaCAAAGTTgtacaaaattgaaaagtgGATTCACTactttaattttaaatgattCAATTTACGTCACcgaaatttcttcaaatatggTTTGTTTTATTGTGTTAAATGATACGGACCAACCAAAGGAAATAATTatggaaaatattcaaaaggCCAAAAAAGAGTTTTTctga